Proteins from a single region of Streptomyces sp. HUAS 15-9:
- a CDS encoding polyribonucleotide nucleotidyltransferase encodes MENETHYAEAVIDNGAFGTRTIRFETGRLAKQAAGSAVAYLDDDTMVLSATTASKNPKDQLDFFPLTVDVEERMYAAGKIPGSFFRREGRPSEDAILTCRLIDRPLRPSFKKGLRNEIQVVATIMALNPDHLYDVVAINAASASTQLAGLPFSGPIGGVRVALIRGQWVAFPTHTELEDAVFDMVVAGRVLEDGDVAIMMVEAEATDHTIKLIEGGSEAPTEDVVAAGLEAAKPFIKVLCKAQADLAAKAAKPTAEFPIFLDYQDDILEALSAAVRPELASALTIAGKQERESELDRVKVLAAEKLLPEFEGREKEISAAYRSLTKQLVRERVIKEKKRIDGRGVTDIRTLAAEVEALPRVHGSAVFERGETQILGVTTLNMLRMEQQLDTLSPVTRKRYMHNYNFPPYSTGETGRVGSPKRREIGHGALAERALVPVLPTREEFPYAIRQVSEALSSNGSTSMGSVCASTMSLLNAGVPLKAPVAGIAMGLISQEIEGETHYVTLTDILGAEDAFGDMDFKVAGTKEFVTALQLDTKLDGIPASVLAAALKQARDARLHILDVMMEAIDRPDEMSPHAPRIITVKIPVDKIGEVIGPKGKMINQIQEDTGADITIEDDGTIYIGAADGPSAEAARATINGIANPTMPEVGERYLGTVVKTTTFGAFVSLLPGKDGLLHISQIRKLAGGKRVENVEDVVGVGQKVQVEIAEIDSRGKLSLIPVIEGEESAADSGSAAGGEDKKDDTDK; translated from the coding sequence GTGGAGAACGAGACCCACTACGCCGAGGCCGTCATCGACAACGGCGCCTTCGGCACCCGTACCATCCGCTTCGAGACGGGCCGCCTGGCCAAGCAGGCCGCCGGCTCCGCCGTTGCGTACCTGGACGACGACACCATGGTGCTGTCGGCCACCACCGCATCCAAGAACCCCAAGGACCAGCTCGACTTCTTCCCCCTGACGGTGGACGTCGAGGAGCGGATGTACGCCGCCGGCAAGATCCCCGGCAGCTTCTTCCGCCGTGAGGGCCGTCCCTCCGAGGACGCGATCCTCACCTGCCGTCTGATCGACCGCCCGCTGCGCCCGTCCTTCAAGAAGGGCCTGCGCAACGAGATCCAGGTCGTCGCGACGATCATGGCCCTCAACCCCGACCACCTGTACGACGTCGTGGCGATCAACGCCGCGTCCGCGTCCACGCAGCTGGCCGGTCTGCCCTTCTCCGGCCCGATCGGCGGCGTCCGCGTCGCGCTGATCCGCGGCCAGTGGGTCGCGTTCCCGACGCACACCGAGCTCGAGGACGCCGTCTTCGACATGGTGGTCGCCGGTCGCGTCCTGGAGGACGGCGACGTCGCGATCATGATGGTCGAGGCCGAGGCCACCGACCACACGATCAAGCTGATCGAGGGCGGCTCCGAGGCGCCGACCGAGGACGTCGTCGCCGCTGGCCTGGAGGCCGCGAAGCCCTTCATCAAGGTCCTGTGCAAGGCCCAGGCCGACCTCGCCGCGAAGGCCGCCAAGCCGACCGCCGAGTTCCCGATCTTCCTCGACTACCAGGACGACATCCTGGAGGCGCTCTCCGCCGCCGTCCGCCCGGAGCTCGCCTCCGCGCTGACCATCGCGGGCAAGCAGGAGCGCGAGTCCGAGCTGGACCGCGTCAAGGTGCTCGCCGCCGAGAAGCTCCTGCCGGAGTTCGAGGGCCGCGAGAAGGAGATCTCCGCCGCGTACCGCTCGCTCACCAAGCAGCTGGTCCGCGAGCGCGTGATCAAGGAGAAGAAGCGCATCGACGGCCGTGGCGTGACGGACATCCGCACGCTCGCCGCCGAGGTCGAGGCCCTCCCGCGGGTGCACGGTTCCGCGGTGTTCGAGCGTGGCGAGACCCAGATCCTGGGCGTCACCACCCTGAACATGCTCCGCATGGAGCAGCAGCTGGACACCCTCTCTCCGGTGACCCGCAAGCGCTACATGCACAACTACAACTTCCCGCCGTACTCCACCGGCGAGACCGGCCGTGTCGGCTCCCCGAAGCGCCGCGAGATCGGCCACGGCGCCCTCGCCGAGCGCGCGCTGGTGCCGGTGCTGCCGACGCGCGAGGAGTTCCCGTACGCGATCCGCCAGGTCTCCGAGGCGCTGAGCTCCAACGGCTCGACGTCCATGGGCTCGGTCTGCGCCTCCACCATGTCGCTGCTGAACGCCGGTGTGCCGCTGAAGGCCCCGGTCGCCGGTATCGCCATGGGTCTGATCTCCCAGGAGATCGAGGGTGAGACGCACTACGTCACCCTCACCGACATCCTCGGTGCGGAGGACGCCTTCGGTGACATGGACTTCAAGGTCGCGGGCACCAAGGAGTTCGTGACCGCCCTCCAGCTCGACACCAAGCTGGACGGCATCCCGGCCTCCGTCCTGGCCGCGGCCCTCAAGCAGGCCCGCGACGCCCGTCTCCACATCCTCGACGTGATGATGGAGGCCATCGACCGGCCCGACGAGATGTCCCCGCACGCCCCGCGGATCATCACCGTCAAGATCCCGGTCGACAAGATCGGTGAGGTCATCGGCCCCAAGGGCAAGATGATCAACCAGATCCAGGAGGACACCGGCGCCGACATCACCATCGAGGACGACGGCACGATCTACATCGGTGCCGCCGACGGCCCGTCCGCCGAGGCCGCCCGCGCCACGATCAACGGCATCGCCAACCCGACGATGCCCGAGGTCGGCGAGCGCTACCTCGGTACGGTCGTGAAGACGACCACCTTCGGTGCGTTCGTCTCCCTGCTGCCCGGCAAGGACGGTCTGCTGCACATCTCGCAGATCCGCAAGCTGGCCGGCGGCAAGCGCGTGGAGAACGTCGAGGACGTCGTCGGCGTGGGCCAGAAGGTCCAGGTCGAGATCGCCGAGATCGACTCCCGCGGCAAGCTCTCCCTGATCCCCGTGATCGAGGGCGAGGAATCCGCAGCCGACAGCGGCTCCGCCGCGGGCGGCGAGGACAAGAAGGACGACACCGACAAGTGA
- a CDS encoding ribonuclease J — translation MSHPHPELGPPPPLPEGGLRVTPLGGLGEIGRNMTVFEYGGRLLIVDCGVLFPEEEQPGIDLILPDFSSIRDRLDDIEGIVLTHGHEDHIGGVPYLLREKPDIPLIGSKLTLALIEAKLQEHRIRPYTLEVAEGNRERVGPFDCEFVAVNHSIPDALAVAIRTPAGMVVHTGDFKMDQLPLDNRLTDLHAFARLSEEGIDLLLADSTNAEVPGFTPHERDISNVLRQVFGGARKRIIVASFASHVHRIQQILDAAHEYGRRVAFVGRSMVRNMGIARDLGYLKVPPGLVVDVRTLDDLPDSEVVLVCTGSQGEPMAALSRMANRDHQIRIVEGDTVILASSLIPGNENAVYRVINGLTRWGANVVHKGNAKVHVSGHASAGELLYFYNICRPKNLMPVHGEWRHLRANAELGALTGVPHDRIVIAEDGVVVDLVEGKAKISGKIQAGYVYVDGLSVGDVGEPALKDRKILGDEGIISVFVVVDSSTGKITGGPHVHARGSGIDDSAFGEVIPKITEVLERSAQDGVVEPHQLQQLIRRTLGKWVSDTYRRRPMILPVVVEV, via the coding sequence TTGAGTCATCCGCATCCTGAACTGGGCCCGCCCCCGCCGCTCCCCGAAGGCGGTCTGAGGGTCACCCCGCTCGGTGGCCTCGGCGAGATCGGCCGGAACATGACGGTCTTCGAGTACGGCGGCCGCCTGTTGATCGTCGACTGCGGCGTGCTCTTCCCCGAGGAGGAGCAACCCGGAATCGACCTGATCCTGCCGGACTTCTCGTCCATCCGGGACCGCCTCGACGACATCGAGGGCATCGTCCTCACCCATGGCCACGAGGACCACATCGGCGGCGTTCCGTACCTTCTCCGCGAGAAGCCGGACATCCCGCTGATCGGCTCCAAGCTGACCCTCGCGCTCATCGAGGCGAAGCTCCAGGAGCACCGCATCCGCCCGTACACCCTGGAGGTGGCGGAGGGGAACCGCGAGCGCGTCGGCCCCTTCGACTGCGAGTTCGTCGCGGTCAACCACTCCATCCCGGACGCCCTGGCCGTGGCCATCCGCACCCCCGCCGGCATGGTGGTGCACACGGGCGACTTCAAGATGGACCAGCTGCCGCTCGACAACCGACTGACGGATCTGCATGCGTTCGCACGCCTGAGCGAGGAAGGCATCGACCTCCTCCTCGCCGACTCCACGAACGCCGAGGTCCCCGGCTTCACCCCGCACGAGCGGGACATCTCCAACGTCCTGCGCCAGGTCTTCGGGGGTGCCCGCAAGCGGATCATCGTGGCGAGCTTCGCCAGCCACGTCCACCGCATCCAGCAGATTCTGGATGCGGCACACGAGTACGGCCGCCGGGTCGCCTTCGTCGGCCGCTCGATGGTCCGCAACATGGGCATCGCCCGCGACCTCGGCTATCTGAAGGTCCCACCAGGCCTGGTGGTCGATGTCAGGACGCTGGACGACCTGCCGGACAGCGAGGTGGTCCTGGTCTGCACGGGCTCCCAGGGAGAGCCGATGGCGGCTCTGTCCCGGATGGCCAACCGTGACCACCAGATCCGCATCGTCGAGGGCGACACGGTCATCCTGGCCTCGTCCCTCATCCCCGGGAACGAGAACGCGGTCTACCGCGTCATCAACGGCCTGACCCGCTGGGGCGCGAACGTCGTCCACAAGGGCAACGCCAAGGTGCATGTTTCCGGCCATGCCTCCGCGGGCGAGCTACTGTACTTCTACAACATCTGCCGCCCGAAGAACCTGATGCCGGTCCACGGCGAATGGCGCCATCTGCGGGCCAACGCCGAGCTGGGCGCCCTGACGGGCGTACCGCACGACCGGATCGTCATCGCCGAGGACGGCGTGGTCGTCGACCTCGTCGAGGGCAAGGCGAAGATCTCCGGCAAGATCCAGGCCGGCTATGTGTACGTCGACGGCCTCTCGGTCGGCGACGTCGGCGAGCCGGCGCTCAAGGACCGCAAGATCCTCGGCGACGAGGGCATCATCTCGGTCTTCGTGGTGGTCGACTCGTCCACCGGCAAGATCACGGGCGGCCCGCACGTCCACGCTCGCGGCTCCGGGATCGACGACTCGGCCTTCGGAGAGGTCATCCCGAAGATCACCGAGGTACTGGAGCGGTCGGCTCAGGACGGCGTCGTGGAACCCCACCAGCTGCAGCAACTCATCCGCCGCACGCTGGGCAAGTGGGTCTCCGACACCTATCGGCGCAGGCCGATGATCCTGCCGGTCGTCGTGGAGGTCTGA
- a CDS encoding DegT/DnrJ/EryC1/StrS family aminotransferase — translation MLRAAGVGVGDEVVVPAFGNVEVAEAVTLSGALPVFADIDPVTYCLDVSAVEAAITPRSAAVVVVHRFGRLADIARLHGVGQRNGLLVLEQGESEAPYDEIAQRRERAAFLDGKLRGVWTPDGGDGHTYQQYVVRVPGNGRPDRDAFARAVRAKGVECRVPVKTPVHRLPEYRRCVSLPETERAADETLALPVDASLTKREMQRVVSACNALGGLLQPAF, via the coding sequence ATGCTCAGGGCAGCCGGCGTCGGCGTCGGTGACGAGGTCGTCGTCCCGGCCTTCGGGAACGTGGAAGTCGCCGAGGCCGTGACGCTGTCCGGTGCGCTCCCGGTGTTCGCCGACATAGATCCGGTGACGTACTGCCTGGATGTGTCGGCCGTCGAGGCGGCCATAACTCCGCGCTCCGCGGCGGTTGTTGTCGTCCACCGCTTCGGACGCCTGGCCGACATCGCGCGGCTGCACGGTGTCGGGCAGCGGAACGGGCTCCTGGTGCTGGAGCAGGGGGAGTCCGAGGCGCCGTACGACGAGATCGCGCAGCGCAGGGAGCGTGCCGCGTTCCTGGACGGCAAGCTGCGGGGCGTATGGACCCCCGACGGTGGTGACGGACACACGTACCAGCAGTACGTCGTGCGGGTGCCCGGGAACGGGCGTCCGGACCGTGACGCCTTCGCGCGCGCCGTGCGGGCCAAGGGAGTTGAGTGCCGGGTGCCGGTCAAGACGCCCGTGCACCGGCTGCCGGAGTACCGGCGGTGCGTGTCGCTGCCGGAGACCGAGCGGGCCGCGGACGAGACGCTGGCACTGCCCGTGGACGCGTCGTTGACGAAGCGGGAGATGCAGCGGGTGGTTTCCGCGTGTAATGCCCTCGGGGGACTTCTTCAGCCCGCTTTCTGA
- a CDS encoding M16 family metallopeptidase, whose product MTSSSSKATARTSSEARAVARTQTLIKGAGGIGTVRKTTLPGGLRIVTETLPSVRSATFGIWAHVGSRDETPALNGATHYLEHLLFKGTTRRSALDISSAIDAVGGEMNAFTAKEYTCYYARVLDTDLPLAIDVVCDMLTGSLILEEDVNVERGAILEEIAMTEDDPGDCVHDLFAHTMFGDNALGRPVLGTVDTVNALTADRIRRFYKKHYDPTHLVVAAAGNIDHNKVVRQVRAAFDRAGAFKTTAAEPVAPRNGRRSIRTAGRVELLGRKTEQAHVVLGMPGLARTDDRRWALGVLNTALGGGMSSRLFQEVREKRGLAYSVYSYTSGFADCGLFGVYAGCRPSQVHDVLKICRDELDHVAGNGLSDDEIGRAIGQLQGSTVLGLEDTGALMNRIGKSELCWGEQMSVDDMLTRIAAVTPDEVREVARDILGQRPSLSVIGPLKDKQASRLHDAVA is encoded by the coding sequence GTGACGTCGAGTAGCTCCAAGGCGACGGCCCGCACCTCTTCGGAGGCGCGGGCCGTCGCCCGTACCCAAACCCTGATCAAGGGCGCCGGAGGGATCGGTACGGTGCGTAAGACCACCCTCCCGGGCGGCCTGCGCATCGTCACGGAGACCCTGCCCTCCGTGCGCTCGGCGACCTTCGGCATCTGGGCGCACGTCGGCTCCCGCGACGAGACGCCCGCGCTGAACGGCGCCACGCACTATCTGGAGCACCTGCTCTTCAAGGGCACCACGCGCCGCTCCGCCCTGGACATCTCCTCCGCCATCGACGCGGTCGGCGGCGAGATGAACGCGTTCACGGCGAAGGAGTACACGTGCTACTACGCGCGCGTGCTCGACACCGACCTGCCGCTCGCCATCGACGTCGTCTGCGACATGCTCACCGGCTCGCTGATCCTCGAAGAGGACGTCAACGTCGAGCGCGGCGCGATCCTCGAGGAGATCGCGATGACCGAGGACGACCCGGGCGACTGTGTGCACGACCTGTTCGCGCACACGATGTTCGGCGACAACGCCCTCGGCCGCCCGGTCCTCGGTACGGTCGACACGGTCAACGCCCTGACCGCCGACCGCATCCGCCGCTTCTACAAGAAGCACTACGACCCCACCCACCTGGTGGTCGCGGCCGCGGGCAACATCGACCACAACAAGGTCGTACGACAGGTCCGTGCCGCCTTCGACAGGGCGGGCGCCTTCAAGACCACCGCGGCCGAGCCCGTCGCGCCCCGCAACGGCCGGCGCAGCATCCGCACCGCGGGCCGCGTCGAACTCCTCGGCCGCAAGACCGAGCAGGCGCACGTCGTCCTCGGCATGCCCGGCCTGGCCCGCACGGACGACCGCCGCTGGGCGCTCGGCGTGCTGAACACGGCCCTCGGCGGCGGTATGTCGTCCCGTCTCTTCCAGGAGGTCCGGGAGAAGCGCGGCCTGGCCTACAGCGTGTACTCGTACACCTCCGGCTTCGCCGACTGCGGTCTCTTCGGCGTGTACGCGGGCTGTCGTCCCTCGCAGGTCCACGACGTGCTCAAGATCTGCCGCGACGAGCTCGACCATGTCGCCGGCAACGGTCTGTCGGACGACGAGATCGGCCGCGCCATAGGGCAGTTGCAGGGCTCGACCGTCCTGGGGCTCGAGGACACCGGCGCGCTGATGAACCGTATCGGCAAGAGCGAGCTGTGCTGGGGCGAGCAGATGTCCGTCGACGACATGCTGACCCGGATAGCGGCCGTGACCCCGGACGAGGTCCGCGAGGTCGCCCGCGACATCCTGGGACAGCGTCCGTCGCTGTCGGTCATCGGCCCGCTCAAGGACAAGCAGGCCTCCCGGCTGCACGACGCCGTCGCCTGA
- the dapB gene encoding 4-hydroxy-tetrahydrodipicolinate reductase has protein sequence MSKLRVAVLGAKGRIGSEAVRAVEAAEDMELVAALGRGDKLETLVETGAQVVVELTTPASVMGNLDFCVRHGIHAVVGTTGWTDERLAQLRGWLAQSPEVGVLIAPNFSIGAVLTMKFAQIAAPYFESVEVVELHHPNKVDAPSGTATRTAQLIAEARRTAGTAPAPDATVTALEGARGADVDGIPVHAVRLRGLLAHQEVLLGGEGETLTVRHDSLHHSSFMPGILLGARRVVSTPGLTFGLEHFLDLG, from the coding sequence ATGAGCAAGCTGCGCGTGGCGGTCCTCGGTGCCAAGGGCCGGATCGGTTCCGAGGCGGTACGGGCCGTCGAGGCCGCCGAGGACATGGAGCTGGTCGCCGCCCTCGGCCGGGGCGACAAGCTGGAGACCCTGGTGGAGACCGGTGCCCAGGTCGTGGTCGAACTGACCACCCCCGCCTCGGTGATGGGCAACCTCGACTTCTGCGTGCGCCACGGCATCCACGCGGTCGTCGGCACGACCGGCTGGACCGACGAGCGCCTGGCGCAGCTCAGGGGCTGGCTCGCCCAGTCCCCGGAGGTCGGTGTGCTGATCGCGCCGAACTTCTCCATCGGGGCCGTTCTGACCATGAAGTTCGCGCAGATCGCGGCACCGTACTTCGAGTCGGTGGAGGTCGTCGAACTCCACCACCCGAACAAGGTCGACGCCCCGTCCGGCACCGCCACGCGCACCGCCCAGCTCATCGCCGAGGCCCGCCGCACCGCCGGTACGGCCCCGGCGCCGGACGCGACCGTGACGGCCCTGGAGGGGGCCCGCGGCGCCGACGTCGACGGCATCCCGGTGCACGCGGTCCGGCTGCGTGGCCTGCTGGCCCACCAGGAGGTCCTGCTGGGCGGCGAGGGCGAGACCCTCACCGTCCGCCACGACTCCCTGCACCACAGCAGCTTCATGCCGGGCATCCTGCTCGGCGCCCGCCGCGTGGTGTCGACTCCGGGCCTGACGTTCGGCCTGGAGCACTTCCTGGACCTGGGCTGA
- the dapA gene encoding 4-hydroxy-tetrahydrodipicolinate synthase has product MAPTSTPQTPFGRVLTAMVTPFTADGALDLDGAQRLATHLVDAGNDGLIINGTTGESPTTSDAEKSDLVRAVLEAVGDRAHIVAGVGTNDTHHSIELARAAERVGAHGLLVVTPYYNKPPQEGLYRHFTAVADAAELPVMLYDIPGRSGVPINTETLVRLAEHPRIVANKDAKGDLGRASWAIAQSGLAWYSGDDMLNLPLLSVGAVGFVSVVGHVVTPDLRALVEAFTSGDVQKATEIHQKLLPVYTGMFRTQGVMTTKAALALQGLPAGPLRAPMVECSTEEIAQLKIDLAAGGVQL; this is encoded by the coding sequence ATGGCTCCGACCTCCACTCCGCAGACCCCCTTCGGGCGGGTCCTCACCGCCATGGTCACGCCCTTCACGGCGGACGGCGCACTTGACCTCGACGGCGCGCAGCGGCTCGCCACCCACCTGGTGGACGCAGGCAACGACGGCCTGATCATCAACGGCACCACCGGTGAGTCCCCCACCACCAGCGACGCGGAGAAATCGGATCTCGTACGAGCCGTACTTGAGGCCGTCGGCGACCGGGCCCACATCGTGGCCGGCGTCGGCACCAACGACACCCACCACAGCATCGAGCTGGCGCGAGCCGCCGAGCGGGTGGGCGCACACGGCCTCCTGGTCGTCACCCCGTACTACAACAAGCCCCCGCAGGAGGGCCTGTACCGGCACTTCACGGCCGTCGCCGACGCCGCCGAGCTGCCGGTCATGCTGTACGACATCCCCGGCCGCAGCGGCGTCCCGATCAACACGGAGACGCTCGTCCGCCTCGCCGAGCACCCGAGAATCGTCGCCAACAAGGACGCCAAGGGTGACCTCGGCCGCGCCAGCTGGGCCATCGCCCAGTCCGGCCTGGCCTGGTACTCCGGCGACGACATGCTCAACCTGCCGCTGCTCTCCGTGGGCGCGGTCGGCTTCGTCTCGGTCGTCGGCCATGTGGTCACTCCGGACCTGCGGGCCCTCGTCGAGGCCTTCACCTCCGGCGACGTCCAGAAGGCCACCGAGATCCACCAGAAGCTGCTCCCCGTCTACACGGGCATGTTCCGCACCCAGGGCGTCATGACGACGAAGGCCGCGCTCGCCCTCCAGGGCCTGCCCGCCGGGCCGCTGCGCGCGCCCATGGTCGAATGCTCGACCGAGGAGATTGCCCAGCTCAAGATCGATCTTGCCGCCGGCGGGGTACAGCTCTGA
- the thyX gene encoding FAD-dependent thymidylate synthase gives MTDTPADALKPSFRSDVTVELVKHSAADSDVLWAARVSTAGEQSLDELTKDPERSKGLINYLMRDRHGSPFEHNSMTFFISAPIFVFREFMRHRVGWSYNEESGRYRELQPVFYVPDESRKLVQEGRPGKYVFVEGTQAQQELVGRVMEDSYVHAYEAYQEMLAAGVAREVARSVLPVGLFSSMYATCNARSLMHFLGLRTQHELAKVPSFPQREIEMVGERMEAAWAELMPLTHAAFNANGRVAP, from the coding sequence GTGACCGACACCCCCGCCGACGCCCTCAAGCCCAGCTTCCGGAGCGATGTCACCGTCGAGCTGGTCAAGCACAGCGCGGCCGACTCCGACGTGCTGTGGGCCGCCCGCGTCTCCACCGCCGGCGAGCAGTCGCTGGACGAGCTGACAAAGGACCCGGAGCGCTCCAAGGGCCTGATCAACTACCTGATGCGGGACCGGCACGGCAGCCCCTTCGAGCACAACTCGATGACGTTCTTCATCAGCGCCCCGATCTTCGTGTTCCGCGAGTTCATGCGGCACCGCGTGGGCTGGTCGTACAACGAGGAGAGCGGCCGCTACCGCGAGCTCCAGCCGGTCTTCTACGTCCCCGACGAGTCCCGCAAGCTGGTCCAGGAGGGCCGCCCGGGCAAGTACGTCTTCGTGGAGGGCACCCAGGCCCAGCAGGAACTGGTCGGCCGCGTGATGGAGGACTCGTACGTCCACGCGTACGAGGCGTACCAGGAGATGCTCGCCGCCGGTGTCGCCCGCGAGGTGGCCCGCTCGGTCCTCCCGGTCGGCCTGTTCTCCTCGATGTACGCCACCTGCAACGCCCGCTCGCTGATGCACTTCCTCGGCCTGCGCACCCAGCACGAGCTTGCCAAGGTGCCGTCCTTCCCGCAGCGGGAGATCGAGATGGTCGGCGAGAGGATGGAGGCCGCATGGGCCGAGCTCATGCCGCTGACGCACGCCGCCTTCAACGCCAACGGCCGCGTCGCACCGTAG